The following proteins are co-located in the Candidatus Desulfofervidus auxilii genome:
- the fabD gene encoding ACP S-malonyltransferase: protein MIAFLFPGQGSQYIGMGKDIWEKSQKVKEIFTLASDICNIDLVKLCFEGPIEELTKTINLQPALTAVEISIFSCLLEKNILPEAVAGHSLGEYPALYAAGVLSLEDTFKAVKERAYFMEEAAKKHPGSMLAIVKLDLETVKNILIEYKEAELANYNSPQQIVISGNPKILTKISQRIKDLGGRGIPLKVSGAWHSSFIKEAQERFKEFLENISFKAPKIKIYFNVTAKTETDPEKIKEIMWKQLCSPVLWCEEIKNIYKDGIDTFVEVGPKQVLAGLLKYILPKDSYKVFTVENISDIQKLSKDWEEK from the coding sequence ATGATTGCCTTTTTATTTCCAGGACAGGGTTCACAATATATTGGTATGGGAAAGGATATATGGGAAAAATCGCAAAAAGTAAAAGAAATATTTACTCTAGCTAGCGATATATGTAACATAGACTTAGTTAAATTGTGTTTTGAAGGCCCTATTGAAGAATTAACAAAAACAATTAACCTTCAACCTGCTTTAACTGCCGTAGAAATTAGTATTTTTTCATGTTTATTAGAAAAAAATATATTACCTGAAGCTGTAGCAGGTCATAGTTTAGGAGAATATCCAGCACTTTATGCTGCTGGTGTACTTTCTCTTGAAGATACATTTAAGGCAGTGAAAGAAAGGGCATATTTTATGGAAGAAGCTGCTAAAAAACATCCTGGAAGTATGCTTGCCATTGTTAAATTAGACTTGGAGACAGTAAAAAATATATTGATAGAATATAAAGAGGCAGAGCTGGCTAATTATAATTCTCCTCAACAAATTGTTATTAGTGGAAATCCTAAAATTTTAACAAAAATTTCGCAAAGAATAAAAGATTTAGGTGGACGTGGGATTCCTTTAAAAGTAAGTGGAGCTTGGCATAGTTCTTTTATAAAAGAAGCACAAGAAAGATTTAAAGAATTTCTTGAAAATATATCTTTTAAAGCTCCAAAAATTAAGATATATTTTAATGTAACAGCTAAAACAGAAACCGATCCAGAAAAAATTAAAGAGATTATGTGGAAACAATTATGTTCACCTGTACTTTGGTGTGAAGAAATTAAAAATATATATAAAGATGGAATTGACACATTTGTAGAAGTTGGACCAAAACAGGTACTTGCTGGTCTTTTAAAATACATTTTGCCTAAAGATAGTTATAAAGTTTTTACAGTAGAGAATATTTCTGATATTCAAAAATTATCTAAAGATTGGGAGGAAAAATGA
- a CDS encoding PBS lyase, translating to MKLPFPETPRCPFCNQIIEPPKELRQRKPNEFPVGICEHCGAVYAYDVSGKNRGAAFLEALLFACNYDWDLCLQLSPGKDYEDAWIEHYDGITHTVVPTESFEGRSIPGVLIFVKTHKEIQEVTQPIIKEKMKEALPKITHKICPKAFSKKEIRKMVMENKVEEIISLAEKDTRVVTELQRMLYVVDESLRWRTIEILGKVSERLADKRPDVISKLLYRLLYSTSDSAASAWGAIEAAATIISYRPDIFADYVRSLFSFFLDKELHRELTWAIGRIAGKKPELVRYAFSTLCSFLKAEDPVLRGYAVWALGEMKNKEAIKEIKALENDNHFIRIYKDGEVKEETISQLVKEATAKLEGCL from the coding sequence ATGAAATTACCTTTTCCAGAAACCCCTAGATGTCCATTTTGTAACCAAATAATTGAACCTCCAAAAGAATTACGTCAAAGAAAGCCAAATGAATTTCCAGTAGGTATATGTGAACATTGTGGTGCAGTGTATGCTTATGATGTCTCAGGGAAAAATAGAGGAGCAGCCTTTCTTGAAGCCCTTTTATTTGCATGTAATTATGATTGGGATTTATGTCTTCAATTATCACCAGGAAAGGATTATGAAGATGCTTGGATAGAACATTATGATGGCATTACCCATACAGTAGTGCCAACAGAATCATTTGAAGGAAGGTCAATCCCTGGTGTCCTTATCTTTGTTAAAACTCATAAGGAAATTCAAGAGGTTACTCAGCCTATTATAAAAGAAAAAATGAAAGAAGCTCTTCCAAAAATCACACATAAAATATGTCCTAAAGCATTTTCTAAAAAAGAAATACGTAAAATGGTAATGGAAAATAAAGTAGAAGAAATTATATCTTTGGCTGAAAAAGATACAAGAGTAGTAACTGAATTGCAACGGATGCTTTATGTTGTAGATGAATCATTGCGTTGGCGTACTATCGAAATCTTAGGAAAAGTAAGTGAAAGATTAGCAGATAAAAGACCAGATGTTATTAGCAAACTGCTTTATCGTCTTCTTTATAGCACTTCTGATTCAGCAGCTTCGGCTTGGGGAGCTATTGAAGCTGCAGCTACTATCATCAGCTATAGACCAGATATATTCGCTGATTATGTTCGTTCTCTTTTTTCATTTTTCTTAGATAAAGAATTACATAGAGAACTCACATGGGCTATTGGTAGAATTGCTGGTAAAAAGCCAGAACTTGTTAGATATGCCTTTTCTACCCTTTGCTCTTTTTTAAAAGCAGAAGATCCTGTTTTAAGAGGTTATGCGGTTTGGGCTTTAGGTGAAATGAAAAACAAAGAAGCTATAAAAGAGATAAAAGCATTGGAAAATGATAATCATTTTATACGTATATATAAAGATGGAGAAGTAAAAGAAGAAACAATAAGCCAATTAGTTAAGGAAGCTACTGCTAAACTTGAAGGATGCTTATAA
- a CDS encoding YkgJ family cysteine cluster protein, with protein sequence MLGDLFERYEFLAKKADILFRSIQEKYPGAVRCRIHCCDCCYAPFGLFPIEAAYLNYHFNRLDTRIKKDIFRQVEKAEADIWRAKDRLSVFDDDPKMKAYGLGKQRVRCPFLTRSDECILYEKRPIICRIYGVPFTVEDGKVCVCGLSGFQKGVTYPTIRLDKIYHELNKLSEELLIKFGSAHPERSLLMMPLSWALKLPLELILKGEFVE encoded by the coding sequence ATGCTCGGTGATTTATTTGAAAGATACGAATTTTTAGCCAAAAAAGCAGATATTCTTTTTCGCAGTATTCAAGAAAAATATCCTGGTGCTGTAAGATGTCGTATTCATTGCTGTGACTGTTGTTATGCTCCTTTTGGTTTATTCCCAATAGAGGCAGCTTATTTAAATTATCATTTTAACCGTTTAGATACAAGGATAAAAAAAGATATTTTTCGCCAAGTAGAAAAGGCTGAAGCTGATATATGGCGAGCAAAGGATAGGCTTAGTGTATTTGATGATGATCCAAAGATGAAGGCTTATGGTTTGGGGAAACAGCGAGTAAGATGTCCTTTTTTAACAAGAAGTGATGAATGTATACTTTATGAAAAACGTCCCATTATTTGTCGCATATATGGTGTACCTTTTACTGTTGAAGATGGGAAAGTTTGTGTCTGTGGTCTTTCTGGTTTTCAAAAAGGAGTAACTTATCCAACTATTCGATTAGATAAAATATATCATGAGCTTAATAAGCTTTCAGAAGAACTTTTAATAAAATTTGGCTCAGCTCATCCTGAAAGATCTCTTCTTATGATGCCTTTATCTTGGGCTTTAAAATTACCTTTAGAATTAATCCTTAAAGGAGAGTTTGTAGAATAG
- a CDS encoding tetratricopeptide repeat protein → MKRPQTIEEFILKQKRLLLENPECASAYYNLGVALMHQGKLDEAIEAFEESIDEGLRMFEAYVNLGYIYFKKGEMENVVKANLRAIEIEPRYARGYANLGFAYLQLGETDKAIEALEKALELNPKIVQAMCNLANAYLQKGDVEKSIEINKKMLKMAPNFALGHNNLAYAYYLKGDYKKAIEHLDKAIELGFDPHPDFIKLLESYRENAR, encoded by the coding sequence ATGAAAAGACCTCAAACAATTGAAGAGTTTATTCTTAAACAAAAAAGATTGCTTTTAGAAAACCCAGAATGTGCTAGTGCTTATTACAATCTTGGTGTAGCTCTTATGCATCAAGGTAAATTAGATGAGGCAATAGAAGCATTTGAGGAATCTATTGATGAAGGTCTTCGGATGTTTGAAGCCTATGTTAATCTTGGCTATATCTATTTTAAAAAAGGTGAGATGGAAAATGTTGTTAAAGCAAATTTACGGGCTATAGAAATAGAACCTAGATATGCGAGAGGATATGCTAATTTAGGTTTTGCCTATCTACAACTTGGTGAAACAGATAAAGCTATTGAAGCTTTAGAAAAGGCACTTGAGTTGAATCCTAAAATTGTACAAGCTATGTGTAATTTGGCTAATGCTTATCTTCAAAAAGGAGATGTAGAAAAAAGTATTGAGATAAATAAAAAAATGCTTAAAATGGCACCTAATTTTGCTCTTGGTCATAATAATCTCGCTTATGCTTATTACTTAAAAGGAGATTATAAAAAAGCAATTGAGCATCTTGATAAAGCTATTGAGCTTGGTTTTGATCCTCATCCAGATTTTATTAAATTGCTTGAATCTTATAGGGAAAATGCTCGGTGA
- a CDS encoding dissimilatory sulfite reductase D family protein codes for MGLEDIKKVIVEYAGKGKKTKFYFKDMEKAVKKVIPDAKSRDIKKAATELVNEGVLEYFSTGSTTMYGLKGRGISAEKAGTGE; via the coding sequence ATGGGACTTGAAGATATTAAAAAAGTGATTGTTGAGTATGCGGGGAAGGGGAAGAAGACTAAGTTTTATTTTAAAGATATGGAAAAGGCAGTGAAGAAGGTTATTCCGGATGCTAAATCAAGAGATATTAAAAAAGCAGCCACAGAATTGGTAAATGAAGGTGTTTTAGAATATTTTTCTACTGGCAGTACAACTATGTATGGTCTGAAAGGAAGGGGTATTTCTGCAGAAAAGGCAGGTACAGGTGAATAA
- the dsrB gene encoding dissimilatory-type sulfite reductase subunit beta encodes MSKGKYGYYDPEKPLENRITDIGPPHYWQFFPPIIRRNYGKWLYHEILEPGILMHVSETGEKVYTVRVGGARLMTAEHIREICDIADKYCDGYVRWTTRNCVEFITDSEEKARELKKDLESRKFPAGSYKFPVGGTGCSITNIVHTQGWIHCHTPATDASGVVKSVMDELFDYFKSMTLPAKLRVSLACCLNMCGAVHCSDIAILGYHRKPPMIDDEVISKVCEIPLVVAACPLGAIRPVTLEDGTKTVRVNEQRCMFCGNCYTMCMATPLADKEGDGIVILAGGKISNRKSGPKFSKVVVDYLPNNPPRWPEVTKTIRKIVEVYAKHARKYERLGEWAERIGWERFFELCEIPFTWHLLDDYRLAYDTYRTTTQFKYTDHVWKIAEAVGGLKK; translated from the coding sequence ATGTCTAAAGGGAAATATGGTTATTATGATCCAGAAAAACCATTAGAAAATAGGATTACAGATATTGGGCCACCACATTATTGGCAGTTTTTCCCTCCTATTATTAGGAGGAATTATGGAAAATGGTTATATCATGAAATATTAGAACCAGGGATTTTAATGCATGTTTCTGAAACAGGTGAAAAGGTATATACGGTAAGGGTTGGTGGTGCTAGATTAATGACTGCTGAGCATATACGTGAGATTTGTGATATTGCAGATAAATATTGTGATGGTTATGTTAGATGGACAACACGCAATTGTGTTGAGTTTATTACCGATAGCGAAGAAAAAGCTAGAGAATTAAAGAAAGATTTAGAAAGCAGAAAATTCCCTGCAGGTAGTTATAAGTTTCCAGTAGGTGGCACAGGTTGTTCTATTACAAATATTGTTCATACCCAAGGTTGGATTCATTGCCATACACCAGCTACAGATGCATCTGGTGTGGTAAAATCTGTTATGGATGAATTATTTGACTATTTTAAGAGCATGACACTGCCAGCGAAATTAAGAGTATCTCTTGCCTGTTGTTTAAACATGTGTGGAGCAGTTCACTGTTCTGATATTGCTATTCTTGGTTATCATCGTAAACCACCTATGATTGATGATGAGGTAATATCAAAAGTTTGTGAAATTCCATTAGTAGTAGCTGCTTGTCCTTTAGGTGCCATTCGTCCAGTAACTTTGGAAGATGGGACAAAGACAGTTAGAGTAAATGAACAAAGATGTATGTTCTGTGGAAATTGTTATACAATGTGTATGGCTACACCATTAGCAGATAAAGAAGGTGATGGTATAGTTATCCTTGCAGGAGGAAAAATTTCAAATAGAAAGAGTGGTCCTAAATTCTCTAAAGTAGTTGTAGACTATTTACCTAATAATCCACCACGTTGGCCAGAAGTAACAAAGACTATTAGAAAGATTGTTGAGGTTTATGCTAAACATGCTAGAAAATATGAAAGACTTGGAGAATGGGCAGAAAGGATTGGTTGGGAAAGATTCTTTGAATTATGTGAAATACCATTTACTTGGCATTTACTTGATGATTACCGCCTGGCCTATGATACATATAGAACAACAACACAATTTAAGTACACAGATCATGTATGGAAGATAGCTGAGGCCGTAGGCGGGCTTAAAAAATAA
- the dsrA gene encoding dissimilatory-type sulfite reductase subunit alpha: protein MAAEGQEKMWDKEVEGHRTYEDIRIFTDEQLHNYTEEELKEFKIKHDIPMLEELEKGPWPSFVSDLKREALHRRKLGQENLQGPVECCEDLLGQLELSYIDKETHWKHGGIIGVFGYGGGVIGRYSDQQEKFPAIWAFHTLRINQPASKFYNTDYLRGLMDICEYRGSGVTNMHGSTGDTVFLGAVTEQLEPIFFDLTHDLGVDLGGSGSNLRTPSCCIGKARCEWAMIDTQDMCYEMTMYYQDELHRPAFPYKFKFKFDGCPNCCVASIARADMSYIGTWKDEIRIDQEAVRAYVAGEIPPNGGAFRDRDWGPFDIQKEVIDLCPAQCMEWDGKELKIDNKECVRCMHCIAVMPRALRPGVDTGLSILFGAKAPILEGAQMSLVGIPFMYTEKPYDNIKAIVEKVWDWWMEEGKNRERLGELIQRWGLWRFVTEILEIPPAPQMVKEPRSNPYIYWKEEEVPGGWKRDIKEFRKRHPR, encoded by the coding sequence ATGGCAGCTGAAGGGCAAGAAAAAATGTGGGATAAAGAAGTAGAAGGTCATAGAACTTATGAAGATATAAGGATTTTTACTGACGAACAATTACACAATTATACTGAAGAAGAATTAAAAGAATTTAAAATCAAACATGATATTCCTATGCTTGAAGAGCTAGAGAAAGGACCTTGGCCTAGCTTTGTTAGTGATTTAAAAAGAGAGGCTTTACATAGGCGTAAACTTGGGCAAGAGAATTTGCAAGGACCAGTAGAATGTTGTGAAGATTTATTAGGTCAGCTTGAGCTTTCTTATATAGATAAAGAAACTCATTGGAAACATGGTGGAATTATTGGTGTATTTGGTTATGGAGGTGGTGTAATTGGTAGATATTCTGATCAGCAAGAGAAATTTCCTGCAATTTGGGCATTTCATACTCTTAGGATTAATCAGCCTGCTAGTAAGTTTTATAACACAGATTATTTAAGAGGTTTAATGGACATTTGTGAATATCGTGGTAGTGGTGTTACAAACATGCATGGTTCCACTGGTGATACTGTCTTTTTAGGAGCTGTTACTGAACAATTAGAACCTATATTCTTTGATTTAACCCATGATTTGGGTGTTGACTTAGGTGGTTCTGGTTCAAATTTAAGAACTCCTTCTTGTTGTATTGGGAAGGCAAGGTGTGAATGGGCTATGATAGATACACAGGATATGTGTTATGAAATGACTATGTATTATCAAGATGAATTACATAGACCAGCATTTCCATATAAATTTAAATTTAAGTTTGATGGTTGTCCAAACTGCTGTGTAGCTAGTATTGCTAGAGCAGATATGTCTTATATTGGTACTTGGAAAGATGAAATTCGCATTGATCAAGAAGCAGTAAGAGCGTATGTAGCAGGAGAAATTCCACCTAATGGAGGTGCTTTTAGAGACAGAGATTGGGGTCCATTTGATATTCAAAAAGAAGTAATTGATCTCTGTCCTGCCCAATGTATGGAATGGGATGGGAAGGAATTAAAGATTGATAATAAAGAATGTGTACGTTGTATGCATTGTATTGCTGTTATGCCAAGGGCATTAAGACCAGGTGTAGATACAGGCTTAAGCATCCTTTTTGGTGCTAAAGCACCTATTCTTGAAGGTGCGCAGATGTCTTTAGTAGGTATCCCATTTATGTATACAGAAAAGCCTTATGATAATATAAAGGCAATTGTTGAAAAAGTTTGGGATTGGTGGATGGAAGAAGGTAAGAATCGTGAGCGTTTAGGTGAATTAATTCAGCGTTGGGGTCTGTGGCGGTTTGTTACAGAAATTCTTGAGATACCACCAGCACCACAGATGGTAAAAGAACCTCGCTCTAACCCATATATTTATTGGAAAGAAGAAGAAGTGCCTGGTGGGTGGAAGAGAGATATTAAAGAATTTAGAAAGAGACATCCAAGATAA